A window of Drosophila subobscura isolate 14011-0131.10 chromosome E, UCBerk_Dsub_1.0, whole genome shotgun sequence contains these coding sequences:
- the LOC117890570 gene encoding sodium-dependent nutrient amino acid transporter 1 isoform X2: MESRNNNNNGFVNQAFVGSLNASNISIPGAYKSKDLTNGNKPNPATSAAATGAETGGTGDAHNQPEVEMGEGQQGKQRASWNNDIEFLMSCIALSVGLGNVWRFPFTALENGGGAFVIPYLIVLILVGKPVYYMEMLLGQFSSRGSVKVYDFSPIMRGIGYGQVLATGIVTTYYATLMALTLRYFVDSFYPTLPWSYCRPEWGPNCLDSAPQEASGTHAAQTTVRTTSAEFYFTNIILREKESIDDGIGYPSWSLALALAIAWVIIASIMFKGVKSSGKASYFLALFPYVVMLILLVRALTLPGAFDGVLYFLKPQWHKLLEAQVWYAAVTQVFFSLAICFGNIIMYSSYNRFGHNIYRDANIVTTLDTFTSLLSGVIIFGILGNLAYENNTTDIASVVNGGPGLAFISYPDAIAKFKVLPQVFSVLFFLMLFVLGIGSNVGMASCLTTVIKDQFGHIKNWMIVVAIAVIGYLLGLLYITPGGQFVLNLLDFYGATFVALVLAIFELVAIGWVYGVKRLCRDVQFMLGIKTSLYYRICWAVVTPLLMFTILIYTLARYEPLKYKDYTYQSGVYVFGWCLSAFGVGQVLFWAIPAVRRQPSNLSLCARIRKAFEPLPNWGPADPGTLKRYQLYVQEGQANAIFQRSSIWHKIYDNIFG, translated from the exons atggagagcagaaacaacaacaacaatggcttCGTGAATCAGGCATTCGTCGGCTCACTGAATGCCTCGAACATATCCATACCTGGAGCGTACAAATCGAAAGATCTCACAAATGGCAACAAGCCAAATCCAGCAAcgtcagcggcagcaacaggagcagaaaCAGGAGGAACAGGAGATGCACACAACCAGCCCGAGGTGGAGATGGGTGAGGGGCAGCAGGGAAAACAGCGCGCCAGCTGGAACAATGATATTGAGTTTCTCATGTCCTGCATCGCCCTGAGCGTGGGCCTGGGCAACGTCTGGCGCTTCCCCTTCACTGCCCTGGAGAACGGTGGCGGCGCCTTTGTCATTCCGTATCTGATTGTGCTCATATTGGTGGGCAAGCCGGTGTACTACATGGAGATGCTGCTGGGACAGTTCTCCAGTCGTGGCAGCGTTAAAGTTTACGACTTTTCGCCGATTATGAGAG GCATTGGCTACGGTCAAGTGCTGGCCACGGGGATTGTGACAACGTACTATGCCACACTAATGGCTCTGACGCTGCGCTACTTTGTGGACTCGTTTTACCCCACGCTGCCGTGGAGCTATTGCCGTCCAGAATGGGGTCCGAATTGCCTGGACTCGGCACCGCAGGAGGCGAGTGGCACCCACGCGGCACAGACCACCGTTCGCACCACCTCGGCGGAGTTTTACTTTAC GAATATCATTCTGCGCGAGAAGGAGAGCATCGATGACGGCATTGGGTATCCCAGCTGGAgcctggctttggctctggccatTGCCTGGGTCATTATAGCCAGCATCATGTTCAAGGGTGTGAAGAGCTCCGGCAAGGCGTCCTACTTCCTCGCCCTCTTCCCCTACGTGGTGATGCTCATATTGCTGGTACGCGCCCTCACCCTGCCCGGCGCCTTCGACGGCGTGCTCTACTTCCTGAAGCCGCAGTGGCacaagctgctggaggccCAGGTGTGGTACGCGGCCGTCACGCAGGTCTTCTTCTCTCTGGCCATTTGCTTCGGCAATATTATTATGTATTCCTCGTACAATCGCTTCGGCCACAACATTTACAG GGACGCGAACATTGTCACCACCCTGGACACCTTCACGTCGCTGCTGTCGGGTGTCATTATCTTTGGGATACTGGGCAACCTGGCCTACGAGAACAACACCACGGATATTGCCAGTGTGGTTAATGGGGGGCCGGGGCTGGCCTTTATCTCGTATCCCGATGCGATAGCCAAGTTCAAGGTGCTGCCACAGGTGTTCTCGGTGCTCTTCTTCCTCATGCTCTTTGTGCTCGGCATCGGCAGCAATGTGGGCATGGCCTCCTGTCTTACCACAGTGATCAAGGATCAGTTTGGGCACATCAAGAACTGGATGATTGTGGTGGCCATTGCCGTGATTGGCTATCTGCTGGGTCTGCTGTACATCACGCCCGGTGGACAGTTCGTGCTCAACCTGTTGGACTTCTACGGTGCCACCTTTGTGGCCCTGGTGCTAGCCATTTTCGAGCTGGTGGCCATCGGCTGGGTCTACGGAGTGAAGCGGCTGTGTCGCGATGTGCAGTTCATGCTGGGCATCAAGACCTCCTTGTACTACCGCATCTGCTGGGCAGTCGTCACGCCGCTCCTGATGTTCACCATTCTCATATACACGCTGGCTCGCTACGAGCCCCTAAAGTACAAGGATTACACCTATCAATCCGGTGTATACG TCTTTGGCTGGTGCCTCAGTGCCTTCGGCGTGGGGCAAGTACTGTTTTGGGCCATACCCGCTGTTCGGCGGCAGCCCTCTAATCTCAGCCTCTGCGCCCGCATTCGCAAAGCCTTTGAGCCGCTGCCCAACTGGGGACCCGCCGACCCGGGCACCCTCAAGCGGTACCAGCTGTACGTGCAGGAGGGACAGGCCAACGCCATATTCCAGCGCAGCAGTATCTGGCATAAAATCTATGACAATATCTTCGGTTAG
- the LOC117890570 gene encoding sodium-dependent nutrient amino acid transporter 1 isoform X1, with product MYISAMESRNNNNNGFVNQAFVGSLNASNISIPGAYKSKDLTNGNKPNPATSAAATGAETGGTGDAHNQPEVEMGEGQQGKQRASWNNDIEFLMSCIALSVGLGNVWRFPFTALENGGGAFVIPYLIVLILVGKPVYYMEMLLGQFSSRGSVKVYDFSPIMRGIGYGQVLATGIVTTYYATLMALTLRYFVDSFYPTLPWSYCRPEWGPNCLDSAPQEASGTHAAQTTVRTTSAEFYFTNIILREKESIDDGIGYPSWSLALALAIAWVIIASIMFKGVKSSGKASYFLALFPYVVMLILLVRALTLPGAFDGVLYFLKPQWHKLLEAQVWYAAVTQVFFSLAICFGNIIMYSSYNRFGHNIYRDANIVTTLDTFTSLLSGVIIFGILGNLAYENNTTDIASVVNGGPGLAFISYPDAIAKFKVLPQVFSVLFFLMLFVLGIGSNVGMASCLTTVIKDQFGHIKNWMIVVAIAVIGYLLGLLYITPGGQFVLNLLDFYGATFVALVLAIFELVAIGWVYGVKRLCRDVQFMLGIKTSLYYRICWAVVTPLLMFTILIYTLARYEPLKYKDYTYQSGVYVFGWCLSAFGVGQVLFWAIPAVRRQPSNLSLCARIRKAFEPLPNWGPADPGTLKRYQLYVQEGQANAIFQRSSIWHKIYDNIFG from the exons atgtacattt ctgcaatggagagcagaaacaacaacaacaatggcttCGTGAATCAGGCATTCGTCGGCTCACTGAATGCCTCGAACATATCCATACCTGGAGCGTACAAATCGAAAGATCTCACAAATGGCAACAAGCCAAATCCAGCAAcgtcagcggcagcaacaggagcagaaaCAGGAGGAACAGGAGATGCACACAACCAGCCCGAGGTGGAGATGGGTGAGGGGCAGCAGGGAAAACAGCGCGCCAGCTGGAACAATGATATTGAGTTTCTCATGTCCTGCATCGCCCTGAGCGTGGGCCTGGGCAACGTCTGGCGCTTCCCCTTCACTGCCCTGGAGAACGGTGGCGGCGCCTTTGTCATTCCGTATCTGATTGTGCTCATATTGGTGGGCAAGCCGGTGTACTACATGGAGATGCTGCTGGGACAGTTCTCCAGTCGTGGCAGCGTTAAAGTTTACGACTTTTCGCCGATTATGAGAG GCATTGGCTACGGTCAAGTGCTGGCCACGGGGATTGTGACAACGTACTATGCCACACTAATGGCTCTGACGCTGCGCTACTTTGTGGACTCGTTTTACCCCACGCTGCCGTGGAGCTATTGCCGTCCAGAATGGGGTCCGAATTGCCTGGACTCGGCACCGCAGGAGGCGAGTGGCACCCACGCGGCACAGACCACCGTTCGCACCACCTCGGCGGAGTTTTACTTTAC GAATATCATTCTGCGCGAGAAGGAGAGCATCGATGACGGCATTGGGTATCCCAGCTGGAgcctggctttggctctggccatTGCCTGGGTCATTATAGCCAGCATCATGTTCAAGGGTGTGAAGAGCTCCGGCAAGGCGTCCTACTTCCTCGCCCTCTTCCCCTACGTGGTGATGCTCATATTGCTGGTACGCGCCCTCACCCTGCCCGGCGCCTTCGACGGCGTGCTCTACTTCCTGAAGCCGCAGTGGCacaagctgctggaggccCAGGTGTGGTACGCGGCCGTCACGCAGGTCTTCTTCTCTCTGGCCATTTGCTTCGGCAATATTATTATGTATTCCTCGTACAATCGCTTCGGCCACAACATTTACAG GGACGCGAACATTGTCACCACCCTGGACACCTTCACGTCGCTGCTGTCGGGTGTCATTATCTTTGGGATACTGGGCAACCTGGCCTACGAGAACAACACCACGGATATTGCCAGTGTGGTTAATGGGGGGCCGGGGCTGGCCTTTATCTCGTATCCCGATGCGATAGCCAAGTTCAAGGTGCTGCCACAGGTGTTCTCGGTGCTCTTCTTCCTCATGCTCTTTGTGCTCGGCATCGGCAGCAATGTGGGCATGGCCTCCTGTCTTACCACAGTGATCAAGGATCAGTTTGGGCACATCAAGAACTGGATGATTGTGGTGGCCATTGCCGTGATTGGCTATCTGCTGGGTCTGCTGTACATCACGCCCGGTGGACAGTTCGTGCTCAACCTGTTGGACTTCTACGGTGCCACCTTTGTGGCCCTGGTGCTAGCCATTTTCGAGCTGGTGGCCATCGGCTGGGTCTACGGAGTGAAGCGGCTGTGTCGCGATGTGCAGTTCATGCTGGGCATCAAGACCTCCTTGTACTACCGCATCTGCTGGGCAGTCGTCACGCCGCTCCTGATGTTCACCATTCTCATATACACGCTGGCTCGCTACGAGCCCCTAAAGTACAAGGATTACACCTATCAATCCGGTGTATACG TCTTTGGCTGGTGCCTCAGTGCCTTCGGCGTGGGGCAAGTACTGTTTTGGGCCATACCCGCTGTTCGGCGGCAGCCCTCTAATCTCAGCCTCTGCGCCCGCATTCGCAAAGCCTTTGAGCCGCTGCCCAACTGGGGACCCGCCGACCCGGGCACCCTCAAGCGGTACCAGCTGTACGTGCAGGAGGGACAGGCCAACGCCATATTCCAGCGCAGCAGTATCTGGCATAAAATCTATGACAATATCTTCGGTTAG